The Desulfonatronum thiodismutans nucleotide sequence TCCCAGACCGGGGTTTTGCGCACCAGCACGCCCACGCTGCCCACGAAGACCAGAAAAAAACTGAGCAGGGCCCACCAGGCCAGGGGCAGATGGAGGTAGAATATCTTTTGCACCAGCCCCATGGTCGCCTCCACCGGGGCATGCAGCCAGATGGCCAGATGCGCGGCCACCAGGGTCAGCGCGGCTACCACGGCCAGGGTCGAAAGCAAGGCGGAATTTTTCATGAGCGGCTCATCCCTCCCGGAAGACCAGGGGAAACAGAATCAACGCCACCGCGGCGAACAGGGCGTCGAAGGCCAGAATCAAGGTCAGCCATTGGGAATCGTCCTGGAACCCGACCCCGGACAACAGCCCCCCACCCAGCTTGACGCCGCCCAAGAGCAGGGGCACCAACAGCGGGAAGAGAATCACGCTGAGAAGGGACTCTCTGGCCGCCTGACCCTGGCTGAGCGCACCCAGCAGGGAACCCAGAACAACCAGGCCCAGGTCCACGGCCAGTACCAGGCCAAGGGCCAATGCCCACTGGCCATACAGGGATTGGCCGAGAAAAACCACCAGCCCGAGCACAAAAAAAACCTGGGCCAGCAGCAGCAGCGCGGCCCCGGCCAAGGCCTTGCCCAGGAACACGGTCCCCGGACTGACGGGTGCCAAAAGCAGCCCCAGACGGACGCCGTTGGCCTCCTCCAGGTGATACAAAGCGTTGAACAGCAGGACCAGGCCGAAGACCGAGGCCAGCCAGAAAATTGCCGCGGCGGCCTGGCCGGTCATGGTCTCGCCCACGGGCAGGGAAAGACTGAAGACGAAGATGATCAGCAGCCCCAGCAGGACCGTCTGGGCCAAACCCAGACCCAGGCCGAGCATCAGCCCCAGATCCTTGCGCGCCAGAACCAGAAACCTGGGAAGCCTAGGCATCACCGGACCACTCCAAGTAGTCGTTCGCGCTCCCCAGAAAGGCCTGCCGCTTGCCTTGCAGTACCAGTACCCGGTCCGCCAGGTGGGCATCCCGCCGGGCATCGTGGCTGACCCAGATGACCGCGGCCCCGCGATCCCTGGCCTGGCCGATCTCCCGGTCCAATATGGTCCGGGACGCCGTGTCCAGACCCGTGGCCGGTTCATCCAGGAGCAGCATCCGGGAGTTGAGCAGAAGGACGCGGGCCAAGCTGAGCCGCTGGGCCATGCCCCGGGAAAAGGTGCCGGCCCGCTCCAGGGCCGCGGCTTTCAGTTCCACCCGGTCCAGGACCGCGGAGATATCCGGGATGGAGGGCGTCATGCCGTGCATCCTGGCCCAGAAAAAAAGATTCTCCGAGGCGCTCAAAAACGGATACACGCAGGTACCGTGGCCGAGATAGCCGATTTCGCCGTGTTCAAGATTCCAGGCCATGTCCCCGCTTCCAGGGGTCAGCAGCCCGGCGATGATCTGCAGCAACGTAGACTTCCCGGCCCCGTTGGGCCCCAGAACCAGCAGCACCTCGCCCGGCGCGACGCCCAGGGTGACCTGGCGAAAAACCAGGCGTTGGCCGAAAAAATGGCCAACCCCGTTCAGGCTGACGAGTGCTGGTTCACTTTGGGTCATTCAGGGCCACTGCTTACGAAGCCACGGCGCATCACCGCCTTCAGGCGGTGGCCGCATCAGCTCCGGCGTTGGTTTCCCGGTCCTTGCCCTTGGACGTGCGCAATGCGGCAAACCCCACCAGACACAGAAGGACGCAACCGATCCAGATCCAGTTCACCAAAGGCTGGGTGCTCATTTTCAGGCTGATGATCTCGTCCTCGGTAAAGCCCAGCAGTGTGGCGTAGAGTTCCACGCCCAGGCTGAAGCGCGTGTCGATTTTGGCATGGGGCCGATCCCAGGTCCGGTAGGAGCGTCTCTGCGGGGCCAACTCGCCGATGACCTTGCCGTCCCGGGAAACCTCCAGCCGGGAGGCATAGACCATCATGGCCGGGGTGCTCCAGGTTTCCATGCCCACATAGGTGATGGTGTAATCCTGGATGGTCATGGATTCGCCGGGAGCGAGCACGGCCTCGGCCTCCACCTTGTACGGGCCGGAAATGGCCACGCCCAGAAACATCAGGGCCACGCCCAGATGCACCCCGTAGGCCCCCCAGGCCGTACGCCGCTTCCGCAGGGACGGGTCCACAATAAACAGCATCACGATACTGACCACCATGGCCAACCCCGCGCTGGCCCCGACCAGGGCCAGAGGGATGCGAATCCCGTTGAGCCAGAGCACCACGCCCAGGGCCAGCCAGATCCCGGCCAGGACCGCGAGCCATTTGCCGTGGCGCACGCCCTCCTTCCACTGGATCCAGGGGCAGATCACCAGGATCGCGCCGATCACCGCGAAGAGCGGCAAGCAAACCCGGTTGTAGAACCCGGCGTCCAGACCCATGGGATTCGGAGTCCAGAGCTTGCTGATCACCGGCCAGAAGGTGCCCATGAGGACCACCAGGCCCAAGGTCAGAAAAACCCAGGCCGTGACCACCAGCAACCCTTGCCGGCTGGCCAGCCCGCTCAAGGGGCGATCATCCCGGGCCGGGCCGAAAAACAGGACCAGAGCCGTGACCGCCATGCTGAACATCATGAACAGCATCAGCGGATTGCCGACCCCGCCGTCGCCAAAGGCGTGCAGGGAGTCGATCACCCCGCTGCGCACCAGGTAGGTGGCCATGAAGCACAGCACCAGAGTCAGAACCATCAGCAGCACGTTGGTCTTGCCCAGGGCCTTGCGGCCCTGGCCGACAATGGCCGTATGCAGGAAGGCCGTGGCGCTGAGCCAGGGGATCAGGGAGGCGTTTTCCACCGGGTCCCAGGCCCAGTAACCGCCCCATCCCAGCTCCAGGTAGGCCCACCATCCGCCGATGATGATCCCGGCGGAGAGGAAAATCCACGCGGTCAGGGTCCAGTTGTGGGCGATCTGGATCCAGGACTGCTTTTCCCCGGTGATCCAGCAGGCCAAAGCCAGACAGGCCGGAATAGTGAACCCGGCGTACCCGATGAACAGGGTGGGCGGATGGATGATCATCCCCGGGTGCTGGAGCAGCGGGTTCAACCCCTGGCCGTCCAACGGCGCGGGGGAGATTTCCATGAAGGGATTCTGATGCCCGGTGAGCAGGTACATAAAAAAGGCCTGGATTCCCAAAAAGAAAATCCAGAAAAAGATCCGGGTCTGGCCGCTGAGCAGCCGATATCGTCTGGTGAAGAGAATGATCGTCCCGCAAATCACCACCAGCCACGCCCAAAACAACATGGACCCGGCCTGCCCGGCCCAGAAGGCGGTCAGCCGGTAGAACAGCGGCAGGGTCAAATCGGAGTAGCGACTGACGTAGAGCAGGGAGAAGTCCTTGACGTAAAACGCCCAGAGCAGGAAGAACGAGCTGATGGTCACCAGAGTGCAGATCACGATCTGGGCGTTCTCCACCCAGGGCAGCACCTTGGACCGGCCCTCCCAGGCTTGATGGACGCAGGCCGCGGCCGCCAGCAACGAAAGCAACAGGGCGGCCAGAAGACTGTAATACGGAATAATGTGCATGAATGCGCTCCAAAAAAAACGGCCCGCTCACGTCACTCGCGGACCGCTTCTGCAGAAGGAATAGGGGGAAAACTCATCCGGGCCGGTTCTCGGCCTCGTACTTCGAAGGACACTTGGTCATCAGGGTCTTGGCGTTGAAGACCCCTTCCTGGATCAAGTACCCGCCTTCCAGAATCACCTCGGCCCCGGGCTCGAACAGATCCGGGACCACGCCCCGATACTGAACCGGGATGCGCTGCGACGCATCGTCGCTGTCCGCCAGCATAAACCGGACCCCCATATGCTGGGGATCAAAAACCAAGCCGTCCCCGGCCACGGTCCCGAACAGACGAATCTGCTGAATATCCTCCGCAGGCATGGCCAATGCCTCGGAAACATTCAAAAAATAAATGCTGTTCTGTTTCAGCCCGGCCATCAGCAACGTCCCGAAGCCGACCAGAAAGAGCGCCAAGGCCACGATGTACACGGTGCGCGAATTTTTCTTCTTTTGCATGAACGTGCTCACCTCGTGTCAGTTGATAAAGGAGACGAAACTGTAATGGTTTTGGAGTGGACTGACAAGGGTTGAAAAGCAAGCCGGCAGGACGGATTTGTTCTCGAGCCGCGAGCGTTTTGAATCGGTATCGAAATCGGAAAGTTGCCGGAAATCGATTTCGATTTCGATCACGATCGCGATTTCGATTTCGATGTTTGCAGGCCCTTACCGGGAAATCCCCCTGGACACGCCGCAGCCTAATAACCTGAAAACTTTACTTGGATTCGTGAACGGACGACAATGGGGCAAGTCCCAGTTCCTTCAGGGACTCGTTGTGTTTTGCCGCTGACTCCTGGATATCCTTCCCGATGGACGTCATCCAGGTCGATGGCGGATTCCGGCTCGGCCTTGCCGACATAGCGCGAGATGTCCAGGTTGTAGTCGTTCTCTTTGATCTCCTCCATTGAAACCCGCCGGGCGTACCGCTCGATATTCTCCGGCCGTTGCCATTCCGCCCCAACGGGGCGAAATCCATATAGCCAGGGGCAACGCCCCTGGGCTTGGGTAAAAAATCCAACCAGCCCTGAAAGGGCGGCATACGCATCAATCCCAGACATATTTCTCGTCCCATTCGACGCGGTATTTTTTCAACAACGCTCGATACTCGTCTTCAAAACTCACCTGTTGATGGTGCGTCTTTTGCCGTGCGATGTATTGCTCCAACGCTTCCACATTGGACATGCCGATAGAAAAGGCACCATACCCGGTCTGCCAGGCAAAACCCGCCAGGCGATCATCTATATTTTTGATCCATTTCGAGGAACTCTTTTTCACTTCTTCCAATAGTTTACTCACCGCAACAACGCGTTCCAACCGGCAAAGAATGTGCAGATGGTTTTCCGTCCCGCCGATTTTCAGCAAAGGGCAGGCCAGTTTTTTGTGGATGGCCGCGATGTAGGCGTAGAGTTCGGGTTCCAGTTCGGGAAGGATCAGCGGTTCCCGGTTCTTGGTGCTGAATACGAGGTGGAGCAGGATATTGGATAGGGATTGCGGCATAGGTAACCGTTTCTATTTGGTTTATGTCGCCCCTTCAGGGCTCAATGTTTTCTTCCGCCATATTTATCCAGGGGCGTTGCCCCTGGCTATACGGATGTCGCCCCCTTGGGGCTGATTGGGGATGCTAGCTGGCCTTGCGCGGGCGTTGTCTTCGGCGGCGTGCTGGTAGATGGGCAGGAAGTTTTCATCGGCGTCGAAGGCGAAATGGCGGTCGTTGTTATTGGCGAAGTAGTAGGTCTCGGTCTGGTTGGAGACGATGAAGAGCTGGACGAAGCAGAGCAGGGTCTTGGTATAGCCGTTGCCGGGGTCTTTTTTGTAGTCGACGATCTGCTGCATGGCCCGGCGGGGGCTGATGCCGAGGGTCTTGAGTTCGATCTGCACGGCGGGGATGCCGTTGATCAGGAGCATCACGTCGTAGCGCTGGAAACTGTAGTCGGTGTTGATGCGGAGCTGGTTGACGACCTCGAAGGTGTTTTTGCACCAGTCCTTGATGTTGACCAGTGTGTAGTTGAGCGGGGTGCCGTCGTCGCGGATGAAGCTGTTGATCTCGCGAAGCAGGGTCGCGGAGGTGAAGACGTCGGGGGTGATGATCTCGTCAAGGAGGCGCTTGAATTCGCCGTCGGTGAGCTGGACGCGATTGAGGGCCTGAAAGTGGTTGCGGAAGTTCCCTTCGAGAGCGGCGCGGTCGCGGATGTCGGGGCGGCGGGTGTATTTAAGATCGGTCAGTTTGCCGATCAGTGCTTGTTCAAGTTCTTGTTCGGTCATGATCATCGACTCTCCAGAGTCTCATTTTTTTTCCTGGTACCTGCTGAAAGCTTCTGTTTGCGCAGCATTAGCCTGCGGAGGGCATCGGCCACCTTCCATCGGCCAACTTCCAAAGGAACGCGGTAAGGGCATAGTCGGTGCTGGGTGTCTCAGTAATCGCCATCTGGTCTCCATCTTTGTTCTTTGGTGGCGATGCATTTGCCGGGGTTGCTTGGGCACTGCCCGTTCCTGCGATGCGGAAGTGTCGCGGGAACGTGAAGCTAACCTGCCGCCCCATCAGAATTGCCGCGTCAGCGCCGCAGACGTTCTCGAGGTCAGGTTAAGCGTCTGGTCAGAACATCTAGTCTGTTTCAATTAAACCTGGTATCCACTGTAAGCAGAATCTGAAATAGGGATCGAGGAGATACAAACGAGACTTTTCTTCATCATATTCTAACACTGGCGGGTTAATATGTCGTTTTTGCTGGAGTTTATTCATATATTGAAGACCTTGGGTTACAGATGTTTGGGAAATATCCGTATGCCCAAGTTCAACTATCATTTTATAGACTTCAGTGTTTAATAACCCTGAAGTTGGAATTAATCTGTCACGAACAAGTTTTAGAAACCATTTATATTTTTCTGTAGAGCCATCACTCCTTCCACCCTTAACAATATCGTCGCAGAATTTTGAATAGACTTGGGCACAAGAAGAAGCGATTTCCTTACATGCTCTAGAGACAAGATTCACATCTGATATTTCTGTCAACGTGTCTTGCTTGCTGAATATTTCCAACAATAAGCATATGTTTTTCGCAATATCCTGAACAAGAGCAGCATTACCACCTGATTCTTCAAAGATGCTTCTACGGATATCATCGGAAAATTTGATTCTTAATTTTTCCTCACCAAGCTTTAGTATTTCAGATACTTGGGGCAACGAAAAAAGACCTGATTGAATTTCCCTAAGTCTCCCAACGAGGTCACGATTCTCAATAAATACTTGATCGGCCTGATGCTGAACGCCTACGATAATCCACTTGCAGTCGTAATCCGAAAAGTTGTGCAAATCCTTTGACAATTCTCGACGAAATTCAGGTGTACAATAATGAATATTCTCTAAGACAACGTGTTTATCGGCTGCCTTGAGATATTTTGATATATTTCTTGCTCCTATTGTTGGCGGAGTTATTCGTTGGATGTCTTTTTGCTCACCTCTTTCTGTCCCATAACTCCCCCCAGCCTTCCCATCAATTAATCCATATATTTTTGCTTTAATTTCTGCCTTGAAACCAGCTTTGACTTTTTCGTCAGTACTTGTGGAGTTTGTAAAAAATATATCTAATTCATCTGCGATATCACGGTATGTGCTTTCGAGTGTAGTTGATTCATTGCATGGAATTTTTATTGCGTATTTCTCCCCAACCTGTGAGATCCACAAGGTAGACTTGCCAGTTTTAGAGGGGCCATGAAT carries:
- the ccmA gene encoding heme ABC exporter ATP-binding protein CcmA, with protein sequence MTQSEPALVSLNGVGHFFGQRLVFRQVTLGVAPGEVLLVLGPNGAGKSTLLQIIAGLLTPGSGDMAWNLEHGEIGYLGHGTCVYPFLSASENLFFWARMHGMTPSIPDISAVLDRVELKAAALERAGTFSRGMAQRLSLARVLLLNSRMLLLDEPATGLDTASRTILDREIGQARDRGAAVIWVSHDARRDAHLADRVLVLQGKRQAFLGSANDYLEWSGDA
- a CDS encoding heme lyase CcmF/NrfE family subunit, producing MHIIPYYSLLAALLLSLLAAAACVHQAWEGRSKVLPWVENAQIVICTLVTISSFFLLWAFYVKDFSLLYVSRYSDLTLPLFYRLTAFWAGQAGSMLFWAWLVVICGTIILFTRRYRLLSGQTRIFFWIFFLGIQAFFMYLLTGHQNPFMEISPAPLDGQGLNPLLQHPGMIIHPPTLFIGYAGFTIPACLALACWITGEKQSWIQIAHNWTLTAWIFLSAGIIIGGWWAYLELGWGGYWAWDPVENASLIPWLSATAFLHTAIVGQGRKALGKTNVLLMVLTLVLCFMATYLVRSGVIDSLHAFGDGGVGNPLMLFMMFSMAVTALVLFFGPARDDRPLSGLASRQGLLVVTAWVFLTLGLVVLMGTFWPVISKLWTPNPMGLDAGFYNRVCLPLFAVIGAILVICPWIQWKEGVRHGKWLAVLAGIWLALGVVLWLNGIRIPLALVGASAGLAMVVSIVMLFIVDPSLRKRRTAWGAYGVHLGVALMFLGVAISGPYKVEAEAVLAPGESMTIQDYTITYVGMETWSTPAMMVYASRLEVSRDGKVIGELAPQRRSYRTWDRPHAKIDTRFSLGVELYATLLGFTEDEIISLKMSTQPLVNWIWIGCVLLCLVGFAALRTSKGKDRETNAGADAATA
- a CDS encoding type I restriction endonuclease, giving the protein MTEQELEQALIGKLTDLKYTRRPDIRDRAALEGNFRNHFQALNRVQLTDGEFKRLLDEIITPDVFTSATLLREINSFIRDDGTPLNYTLVNIKDWCKNTFEVVNQLRINTDYSFQRYDVMLLINGIPAVQIELKTLGISPRRAMQQIVDYKKDPGNGYTKTLLCFVQLFIVSNQTETYYFANNNDRHFAFDADENFLPIYQHAAEDNARARPASIPNQPQGGDIRIARGNAPG
- a CDS encoding N-6 DNA methylase, which produces MSGIDAYAALSGLVGFFTQAQGRCPWLYGFRPVGAEWQRPENIERYARRVSMEEIKENDYNLDISRYVGKAEPESAIDLDDVHREGYPGVSGKTQRVPEGTGTCPIVVRSRIQVKFSGY
- a CDS encoding heme exporter protein CcmB, producing the protein MPRLPRFLVLARKDLGLMLGLGLGLAQTVLLGLLIIFVFSLSLPVGETMTGQAAAAIFWLASVFGLVLLFNALYHLEEANGVRLGLLLAPVSPGTVFLGKALAGAALLLLAQVFFVLGLVVFLGQSLYGQWALALGLVLAVDLGLVVLGSLLGALSQGQAARESLLSVILFPLLVPLLLGGVKLGGGLLSGVGFQDDSQWLTLILAFDALFAAVALILFPLVFREG
- a CDS encoding cytochrome c maturation protein CcmE; translation: MQKKKNSRTVYIVALALFLVGFGTLLMAGLKQNSIYFLNVSEALAMPAEDIQQIRLFGTVAGDGLVFDPQHMGVRFMLADSDDASQRIPVQYRGVVPDLFEPGAEVILEGGYLIQEGVFNAKTLMTKCPSKYEAENRPG
- the tnpA gene encoding IS200/IS605 family transposase: MPQSLSNILLHLVFSTKNREPLILPELEPELYAYIAAIHKKLACPLLKIGGTENHLHILCRLERVVAVSKLLEEVKKSSSKWIKNIDDRLAGFAWQTGYGAFSIGMSNVEALEQYIARQKTHHQQVSFEDEYRALLKKYRVEWDEKYVWD